One genomic window of Halobacterium noricense includes the following:
- a CDS encoding DUF2270 domain-containing protein, which produces MTGPASEDVDPTDPEYRNIGEGLLDEEMGPSSAMAHLYRGEIHRMKLWRERLDRTTNWAVIVMAAIITWAFSSPNNPHYILLIGVATLSVFLVIEARRYRGYEIWRTRVRILQENVWAYGLDPSAGVVDPDWRAKLSEDYRTPTIKISAEEAIAHRLRRVYLPLFGVLLAAWLVRITAFSPEPWVESAAIGMISGVVILVTVGLFYLTAIIIGCRPRTWHAKGELRAEDLREQRRK; this is translated from the coding sequence ATGACGGGTCCCGCCTCTGAGGATGTCGACCCAACTGACCCCGAGTATCGGAATATCGGGGAAGGGTTACTAGACGAGGAGATGGGGCCCAGTTCCGCGATGGCGCACCTGTATCGCGGCGAAATCCATCGGATGAAGCTCTGGCGCGAGCGCCTCGACCGGACAACAAACTGGGCGGTCATCGTCATGGCCGCAATCATCACATGGGCGTTTTCAAGTCCGAACAACCCACATTACATCCTCCTCATCGGCGTGGCGACGCTCTCGGTCTTCCTTGTGATCGAGGCGCGTCGCTATCGTGGGTACGAAATCTGGCGTACTCGGGTTCGGATTCTCCAGGAGAACGTCTGGGCGTACGGACTCGACCCTTCAGCCGGCGTCGTTGATCCAGACTGGCGAGCAAAGCTCAGCGAAGATTATCGTACGCCGACCATCAAAATCAGCGCCGAAGAGGCAATCGCTCACCGCCTCCGACGCGTGTACCTGCCACTATTTGGGGTGCTGCTTGCTGCGTGGCTTGTCCGTATTACCGCATTCTCTCCCGAACCGTGGGTGGAGAGTGCAGCAATCGGCATGATTTCGGGTGTCGTTATTCTTGTTACTGTTGGACTCTTCTACCTTACCGCCATTATCATCGGGTGTCGGCCGCGGACATGGCATGCGAAAGGCGAACTCCGAGCAGAGGATCTCCGGGAACAGCGACGCAAATGA
- a CDS encoding MBL fold metallo-hydrolase, which translates to MTDAANPESDETVASTTPAELKQRIDSGENVFILDARSESDFEEWHIDGENVDVVNYPYFELLDEIPEDLHEQLPDDRRITALCAKGGSSELVADNLEDAGYDVDHLERGMKGWARIYEYQELDVDVDATVAQYRRPSSGCLAYLVASDGEAAVVDPLRAFTDEYEQDARALGADIVYALDTHIHADHISGVRDLATETDATAVLPAAAAERGVDYDLAYETVTDGDTLSVGDVEIETIATPGHTTGMTAYKVGDVLFTGDGLFTESVARPDLEDPEAAKDAARTLYESLQEQILPLPDDTVVAPAHFSDAATPNDDGTYTAELGDLVERMDALTMDEDEFVEFIVSDMPPQPANYEDIIATNLGQQSPDDEEAFELELGPNNCAASEEAMTN; encoded by the coding sequence ATGACCGACGCGGCAAATCCCGAATCGGACGAAACGGTCGCATCAACCACGCCTGCAGAGCTGAAGCAACGCATCGATAGCGGCGAGAACGTGTTCATCCTCGACGCACGCTCCGAAAGCGACTTCGAGGAATGGCACATCGACGGCGAGAACGTCGACGTCGTCAACTACCCATACTTCGAGCTGCTCGACGAGATCCCGGAGGACCTCCACGAACAGCTCCCCGACGACCGCCGGATCACCGCGCTCTGTGCGAAGGGCGGGTCGAGCGAACTCGTCGCGGACAACCTCGAGGACGCCGGCTACGACGTCGACCACCTCGAACGCGGCATGAAGGGCTGGGCGCGCATCTACGAGTACCAGGAACTCGACGTGGACGTCGACGCCACGGTCGCCCAGTACCGCCGTCCCTCCAGCGGCTGTCTCGCCTACCTCGTCGCCTCGGACGGCGAAGCGGCGGTTGTCGACCCGCTCCGTGCATTCACCGACGAGTACGAACAGGACGCGCGAGCCCTAGGCGCAGACATCGTGTACGCGCTCGACACGCACATCCACGCCGACCACATCTCGGGCGTCCGCGACCTCGCCACGGAGACGGACGCAACGGCCGTCCTCCCCGCGGCCGCCGCCGAGCGCGGTGTCGACTACGACCTGGCCTACGAGACAGTCACCGACGGCGACACACTCTCCGTCGGCGACGTCGAAATCGAGACCATCGCCACGCCCGGCCACACGACCGGGATGACCGCGTACAAGGTCGGCGACGTACTGTTCACGGGGGACGGCCTGTTCACCGAGAGCGTCGCGCGCCCCGACCTCGAAGACCCCGAGGCGGCCAAGGACGCGGCCCGCACGCTCTACGAGAGCCTCCAGGAACAGATCCTTCCCCTCCCTGACGACACGGTGGTCGCACCGGCACACTTCAGCGACGCGGCGACGCCGAACGACGACGGCACCTACACCGCGGAACTCGGCGACCTGGTCGAGCGGATGGATGCGCTCACCATGGACGAAGACGAGTTCGTCGAGTTCATCGTTTCGGACATGCCGCCGCAGCCGGCGAACTACGAGGACATCATCGCGACGAACCTCGGCCAGCAGTCTCCCGACGACGAGGAGGCCTTCGAGCTGGAGCTCGGCCCGAACAACTGCGCCGCGAGCGAAGAGGCGATGACGAACTAA
- a CDS encoding DsrE family protein, translating into MSQQREQIMDLFDRGVTVKQCSNTIEGTDISEDDLIEGVELVSSGVGELTRLQNEGYAYIKP; encoded by the coding sequence ATGTCACAGCAGCGCGAGCAAATCATGGATTTGTTCGACCGTGGCGTGACAGTCAAGCAGTGCAGCAATACGATCGAAGGCACCGATATCTCAGAAGACGATCTCATCGAAGGCGTCGAACTCGTGTCGTCTGGCGTTGGCGAGTTAACGCGCCTCCAGAACGAGGGATATGCGTATATCAAACCCTAA
- a CDS encoding DsrE family protein gives MEKIGIIVDNDSPKSLAMAMNLGHTALASDTEVLVYFTFDGLTHLLEGENDLSEIEPLLEEGMPNPYDLLDALVADGGDLVTTVACTTTLDMLEWDQDAIDETVTTKFAGAATFLDEVENADQVFTF, from the coding sequence ATGGAGAAAATCGGAATCATCGTCGACAACGACAGCCCGAAGAGCCTCGCGATGGCGATGAACCTCGGCCACACGGCGCTCGCCTCCGACACCGAGGTTCTCGTCTACTTCACCTTCGATGGACTCACCCATCTCCTCGAAGGTGAGAACGACCTCTCGGAGATCGAGCCGCTACTCGAAGAGGGGATGCCAAACCCGTACGACCTCCTCGACGCGCTGGTGGCTGATGGTGGCGATCTCGTCACGACAGTCGCGTGCACGACGACCCTCGACATGCTCGAATGGGACCAGGACGCTATTGATGAGACTGTCACGACCAAGTTCGCGGGTGCGGCTACGTTCCTCGATGAAGTCGAGAACGCCGATCAGGTGTTCACGTTCTAA
- a CDS encoding DsrE/DsrF/DrsH-like family protein: protein MSTNTSQPQGEDVPSRAELAARIDELETELAAATEDDSDPKMSIIATKGTLDMAYPPLILASTAAAFGYEVTVFHTFWGLDILHEERSKDLQLSSVGNPNMPVPNAVAALPGMDRVTTRMMEKKIDDNDTATIEELIDTSLDMGVKFQACQMTIDLMDYDEDDFYDGVTTGVGAATAIQDMADADIQLLI, encoded by the coding sequence ATGAGTACGAATACGTCACAACCACAAGGTGAGGACGTACCCTCCCGTGCGGAACTCGCCGCCCGCATCGACGAGTTGGAGACTGAACTCGCCGCGGCGACGGAGGACGATAGTGACCCGAAGATGTCGATTATCGCGACGAAGGGTACGCTGGACATGGCATACCCGCCGCTCATCCTCGCGAGTACGGCAGCCGCGTTCGGCTACGAGGTCACAGTCTTCCACACGTTCTGGGGACTCGACATCCTCCACGAAGAGCGCTCCAAGGACCTACAGTTGAGTTCGGTCGGCAACCCGAACATGCCGGTCCCGAATGCCGTCGCTGCGCTTCCTGGGATGGACCGTGTGACGACGAGGATGATGGAGAAGAAGATCGACGACAACGATACGGCCACCATCGAGGAACTCATTGACACGTCTCTCGACATGGGCGTGAAGTTCCAGGCCTGCCAGATGACCATCGATCTCATGGACTACGACGAGGACGACTTCTACGACGGTGTAACGACCGGTGTCGGCGCCGCCACCGCGATTCAGGATATGGCTGACGCTGACATCCAGCTTCTCATCTAA
- a CDS encoding sulfurtransferase TusA family protein, whose protein sequence is MTQYEATETLDVKGENCPMPVVKTKQNIDQLAEGEILEVLATDPGSMSDLGGWADTTDGVELVDQQEGDDVYTHYVRKTE, encoded by the coding sequence ATGACACAGTACGAAGCCACTGAAACTCTCGACGTGAAAGGCGAAAACTGTCCGATGCCCGTTGTCAAGACGAAGCAAAACATCGACCAGCTCGCCGAAGGCGAGATCCTCGAGGTCCTCGCGACCGACCCGGGGAGCATGAGCGATCTCGGCGGCTGGGCGGACACGACCGACGGCGTCGAACTCGTCGACCAGCAGGAGGGCGACGACGTGTACACGCACTACGTGCGCAAGACGGAGTAA
- a CDS encoding YeeE/YedE family protein, whose translation MEPLLAPLVLETPFPRGILPYLVGGLLVGLGAAVIYLATGIIAGASTFLESTLSYVSDVERFNRFKYIQSRGWRVVFTLGIVSGAALWGLVLAPDPTIWTTDVQWWRLLGGGVLVGIGTRLGKGCTSGHGVCGVGSLSNTSLVNVATFMAFAIGTAQLVQALGVTP comes from the coding sequence ATGGAGCCACTTCTCGCACCGCTCGTGCTCGAGACGCCCTTCCCCCGCGGGATACTGCCGTACCTCGTCGGCGGCCTCCTCGTCGGCCTCGGCGCGGCAGTCATCTACCTCGCGACGGGCATCATCGCGGGCGCGAGCACGTTCCTCGAATCCACGCTGTCGTACGTCTCCGACGTCGAGCGGTTCAACCGCTTCAAGTATATCCAGTCGCGCGGCTGGCGGGTCGTGTTCACACTCGGTATCGTCAGTGGCGCAGCTCTCTGGGGGCTCGTCCTCGCGCCCGATCCAACGATCTGGACGACTGACGTCCAGTGGTGGCGGCTGCTCGGCGGCGGCGTCCTCGTCGGCATCGGCACCCGCCTCGGAAAGGGCTGTACGTCTGGCCACGGCGTCTGTGGCGTCGGCTCCCTCTCGAACACGTCGCTCGTGAACGTCGCGACATTCATGGCATTCGCCATTGGAACCGCGCAACTCGTCCAAGCACTGGGGGTGACACCATGA
- a CDS encoding DUF302 domain-containing protein, translated as MSYTLDKRVDGKFDNVVERTTNALSEEGFGVLCDIDVQQTLKKKLDEDFRQYRILGACNPPLAQQALEEELQLGTLLPCNVVVYETDEGEIGVSAVDPEVMLSVVDNPELDSVAAEVRERFERVLSELSDA; from the coding sequence ATGTCCTATACTCTGGACAAGCGTGTCGACGGTAAATTCGATAACGTCGTCGAACGGACGACGAATGCACTGTCAGAGGAGGGGTTCGGGGTTCTCTGTGATATCGACGTCCAACAGACGCTCAAGAAGAAACTAGACGAAGACTTCCGCCAGTATCGAATTCTTGGCGCCTGCAATCCCCCGCTTGCGCAGCAGGCCCTCGAAGAAGAACTCCAGTTAGGGACGCTTCTGCCCTGTAACGTCGTCGTGTATGAGACGGACGAGGGCGAAATCGGCGTGAGCGCAGTCGACCCGGAGGTTATGCTTTCCGTGGTTGATAACCCTGAACTGGACTCGGTTGCAGCGGAGGTTCGGGAGCGATTCGAACGTGTCCTCAGCGAACTCTCAGACGCCTAA